Below is a genomic region from Henckelia pumila isolate YLH828 chromosome 3, ASM3356847v2, whole genome shotgun sequence.
ATTACAAAGCAGAAGATTCAAGTAAATAACATTTGAAACAACAAAAAATTTGATGGAGATCAAGGGATTGCATTGCATCATCTTATTCGAGTCCGTCAATCAAGTGTTATTTCATGGCGAGTTGTTGCAGATCCATTGGATAGGTATCATGTGGCGATGATGCATTGTACATTCTCGTAGCTGCGGCCATGTTTGAAATCTCCGTAGGATGATAATTATCCCAGAAGAAAAATTTTGTTCTGTCGGGACACGGAGTTGAATCACGAAAACATAGCCCACCTGTGCTCTCTGTCAAGCAACATGGGATGTTAAGAACTCTAAAACCTGTAAGAGCTGTAAGTGAAACTCATGTCAGAACTTTAAGATTATGAAAAAATGAACATAATGAATTCTTTCTATTAACATACCGAGGTCTATAATATCTGTATATGAAATGGCAGTGTAGTTGATGAAGACGAACTGTGCATCAGGCAGATTGGAGTTGAGCTGGTCTGTGAGAGATATCAGCCTTGTATTGAACAGCTCTGCGTCATTGTTGATCCATTCCACACAGAACTTTCCATCCGTAGGATAACGGTGTAATACTTGAGGAATGCAGCCTAGCGGCGCGGTTCCAAAAACGGCTATTTTCCTTGCACCATAGCTGTACAGTTTCTGGATCCAAGAAAATGTATTTACATTTCTCAAGGTATATATATACTCTGTCTAAAGGTTTATGCATTTTTAGGCTTTTTTCCCCAACATCATACTTATGTGACATTGATATGGCATCGACGCATTTAGTGTCACATCTCCACTCCCGCGAAAATGATTTAAAACAAAATGATTTCAAGttcataaataaaattcctTCTGTCAAAAAATTTGACTTACTCACTTGGAATAGATCTCTAATCCTACCAGAgaaaattatttcaaatattGGTGTGAAAGAAAATTCAGTTGCCAAAAAATTCAAACCATGTACTTACCTCAAGTTGTTGGGAGTATGTTTGAACCACAACTTCTGCAAACTGATCTGGCGTATATAATATTCTACCTGGGTAAAGTATCGGATCTAAGACGTAGTTGAGAAAGTCGTTGTTGCCGATGTTACTTACGTACATGCACTTGTTCAGAAGCTCCGTCGCCTGAGTCGCACTCCCGAGTATACGCTCAACTTGTGAGACTGTGTGCGCATGAAGCTCAATCTGCTTTTCCATGTCGTATCGCTGACCCTGCAAGAAATTTTGAACATGTATGCTACTGATAACTgcattttgcaataaaataatcaaatttcatCCATGCATGAAGCAAACATTATGCCATGCATGAAAACTTGCAAGCTGTGGGCCGatgatgcatgcaattaacaaaCTGTGTAAATTGAGAGGAATTTCACTATCTTTTAGTCACCAGAATTAAGTTGGTGTAGTTCAGGATCCCTCCCCCTCCCGACGCGTAATTTACACCCGTGAGATAGTCCGCATCTGTCGCGGTTGCATAAGGTGGAGTATATTCTTCAAAACCCAAGTATTCAGCTGCACCAAGAGCCAAGAAACTGATCAAGTACTGTTCGAGTTTAATATTTTGATCATATAAATGAAGCTAGTCTGAAGTGTGCCCGAGTTAATCGACATGAAAACCAAACTCTAACAAGTTTACCAATAAAATCTGGAATGATCCGTCCATTACAGAATCTACCAGTGGGGTATCCCGGATAATCAATGCCATAAGGAGAAAAATCCACCCTTGCTAGTGTGGCAATATCATTGTTGTTGCCATTATCAAACAGTGAGTCTCCAAAGAAGAACAAGCAAGGAACTTGAGGTTCCCCCTCGATCAACAAGGGTGACTTGATAAAAActataaacaacaacaacaaaaacattaTTAGATCACTTTTCGTAATTCGACTCGAGCACGTACGTATATATAGCAAAGAAAACACTCACGGGCCATGTAATTCAATGAATTGAAGCTTCGTGCGTACGTACAAAAGACTATCATCATTCTCACGTTAATGAATAGTTGTGAAATAAATGTCgtagaaaaaaattattggtTAAAGCTAGAGAAGAGACCTTAATTAATTCCTAAATCctaaatttcaataattttctgCGTTCTAGCATATGTAGGATGATCCCAATTAAGGATTCCAGCCGAGGGATCCTGTTACAGCTTCGAAAATTTTGTagctatattattattaattaataaaggaGGGAAAAATTTAacctaatataaatataataataatatataattgcaCCAATAACACTAGTATATCggctgaataaataaataatcacggCACGCCCCATGACCTAAGTGGGCCCTAATTTGCTAGGCGtggataataatatataatccaACCTATTATAATAAATACTAGTATCCCGCTGCATGCGTTGCGTGagtacattttgtttttattttaaaaaaaagacaatacataataaattgtaaaattaaaaaataataaaaataaaatgtttttctaaacaaatattttataaagtgaatgtcatatttgtaaataaaataatatcaaaggaCACAAAGTGAGCTTTTAATGGCTAAAAAATAGGAAACCTTAtcaaatgactattttgtccaataattttggtttaattaaaaattaagttaggagataatagtaatttcaaatcaagcttcaccaattaatttaaaatttgttaaTTAAAGGTTCtctactttaataatatattaagaTATGCATATACatttatgtatttatatatacacaaaaactcatatgagacGTTTTACGGGTTAATTTTATGAAACATATCTTCTATTGGATCATTCATGAAAAAATTacttttatgccaaaaatattattttttttctattataaatatgagtaagGTTGATCCGTCTCGAGAATATATCCGTAAGATCATCTCACAAAAGACCTAATCTTATttatattaaacaaatgttAATTATAATTTACTTTAATTTGTTGAATGATGATAGTTGGATCATAGATGGAACaaagaaatatattaatataaagtTAATGTTATTGTTGTAGGATAATGATATTAGGCTCCGTTTGGACAatgtttaaaaaaacatttttatagaagtgttttttaaaaaaaaattataattttttttaaaaattgctttaagaataaatatgtgtttggacaattattttataaaaaaattataattaaaaatatgtttGAATAACTATTTTAGaagaaaaattttaaagtaaaaaaataattaagaatgTATTTGgacaattattttataaaaaaaatcaatatggatttttttcttGTTCGCGattgataaatttttaattttattttattttttctatatGGCCGTgattaaattttctttttctttttttcttctttcatttAGTGCACCATTAaatgtataaaatttaaaacatataaatttttatttaatgttgaAAACAAAAAGACATATTTACAAGCACACTAaatgtataaaatttaaaacatacaatttccaaaataaaatgttgaaaacaaaaaaacataatttattataataaaattatgaataactTGATCCAACATCAAAACGATTTCTCTCGACTAGCTTCTATGGTTCTACTAATTCAGTGTCATTTCCACCCTCGAATTCTTCCCTCATATCACCCGAAATTTCCCCATGAATCATGATCATCAGAGTTTGCCAAAACTTCAAATCTCATGTGTCATCATCATCTTTACCTTTTCCCTTTGATCTCATCCTTTCATTTACTTTGGACCAACATCTCCTCCAcattttcttcataatcaatgtTATCTGAGATCCCCGTCTCAACACAGGTCTCTTCACAGGGGTTCAACTCGGAAGAAACCATAGTGTCCGATTCGATATGAACAAAGTCCATCACAACATGTCAACATCCATCTTCTCATGTTCTTGTCCAATCCCTTTGATTATTATCCAGGATCTTCTTCAAAATCATGAGAATTCTCACAATTTTCAAATACGGACATCCAATTAAGCATAAcgccgccaaaaacttgttgtgaaaaatgctcgcaagcgtacgagtgtcaagttttaatatagtgataaatcaagtatcgttcccacagagagtaaaataaaaatattcagttcttgtaattacaatagtcctaattttatctagaaaatcaatgagtttttgatagcacgcacacaactttcagataaaaatcaatcagaggaaaaatggtctagaagtttagatttcacctggtttcaacaacaatcaatcctaattaattaatcttcatgaatttcagtcaatcaatagccaataacacttaagtttattatttccctctcccgagcaacagataatttttatcaactacaattcaattccaatatccctattaaaaatctaattgcagtgatctatataaaacaatgttcttttcaaaagctttgttaaaattatatactctcccgagttgtataaataattaacaatgtattttttaatggtcctattcaaaatctcctctcccgagtgtcagatttcaaataaatattacaattcaattattgatcaagtaattgaaaagacaatcaattctagaaaaacaattaatctagaaaaaaactcaattcaataaaattaaaaattcatgaaagcatctacaccaggttccatccgacctctagactctaaaaatttagttcataataaaattctgaaaacaagaattcatgttcaaaaatccaaacatcaaatcagaaataaataaaaaaaaaaaagaaaacaaatccatcGATGCGATGTCTTGTCCGGACTCTTGATCTCCGTCTTTATTCTTCAAATTAAGCCCAGATTTCCTTCAGAAAATCACACGATCACGTTCCAAAATCTTCCAGAAATCTTTTCTCCAATCTTttgtgtgtgtggcggctcctccTCAATTGTCTGATTAGAAAATTCTTTTATATGTTGCACCAAAAAGCCCAAGCAAAAAGCCCATGTAAAAATACCTTCCTTGCCCGATAACATGATATGCAgcaacggggcgggcgctcGAATTActaggcgggcgcgcataaagTTCTGATTTCACAGAATAAGCACGTTTGCTCTTCCTCTCCTCTTCTTTAGCGCTTAAAAAAGCGCTaacatttaagcccaataaaaagcCCATTAGCTTTTCTCGTTTCTTTTCctgttcttttcttttcttctttctttttttctttactgcttcaattttcttttctccattttattcttttcttttcttttcttttctcttctcttctcaaattcttatttttcttctctttttcacaATACTTCActaatttcctacaatcacaaaaacaacaaaactccgCATAAATTTGCtcaaaaccaataattaacaattaaaatcataattaatttaagtgtataaaatacacttatcaaatacccccaaacttaaacttttgctagtcccgagcaaacccatcataacaataaattccaaaaaactcaaatcaccaacaaccaacaagaatagtcaagaaatattatggagcaatagCCTCagcaataattttaaaaatcaaatccaatctcatccaacctactaacacttaaaaattttaatcataacTAGATAACCTCATAAACTTACAATCTCcacaactcacgtttcaaaacacccttatccaaattcaattcacacattcatagatcatgaggactttttcaAGGTAGC
It encodes:
- the LOC140890332 gene encoding GDSL esterase/lipase At1g29670-like, whose translation is MVSSELNPCEETCVETGISDNIDYEENVEEMLVQIFIKSPLLIEGEPQVPCLFFFGDSLFDNGNNNDIATLARVDFSPYGIDYPGYPTGRFCNGRIIPDFIAEYLGFEEYTPPYATATDADYLTGVNYASGGGGILNYTNLILGQRYDMEKQIELHAHTVSQVERILGSATQATELLNKCMYVSNIGNNDFLNYVLDPILYPGRILYTPDQFAEVVVQTYSQQLEKLYSYGARKIAVFGTAPLGCIPQVLHRYPTDGKFCVEWINNDAELFNTRLISLTDQLNSNLPDAQFVFINYTAISYTDIIDLALTGFRVLNIPCCLTESTGGLCFRDSTPCPDRTKFFFWDNYHPTEISNMAAATRMYNASSPHDTYPMDLQQLAMK